From a region of the Malania oleifera isolate guangnan ecotype guangnan chromosome 12, ASM2987363v1, whole genome shotgun sequence genome:
- the LOC131143731 gene encoding protein OPI10 homolog isoform X2, which translates to MFGVLFPNRSFPMDISTFSQIDTFHWILDVNNFVGEAYDQVKEMCIFLLNGFSLPPDKALAVYIQSPGSPFLFCGAVTVARPSAVLSLPWPEPGGQMELTASDSAPLSAKIGVSVEDLASLPSLDVVAEKKIEHLAMKVGENLFNFMQSFCGVDGSKLVVPMDILDRWFKKFQERAKRDPEYLKGFAL; encoded by the exons ATGTTTGGAGTACTATTTCCGAACCGAAGCTTCCCCATGGACATCTCCACCTTCTCCCAAATCGATACTTTCCATTGGATCCTCGACGTGAACAACTTCGtgg GGGAGGCGTATGATCAAGTCAAGGAAATGTGCATTTTCCTTCTCAACGGATTTTCTCTCCCGCCGGACAAAGCCTTAGCCGTTTACATCCAGTCACCAGGGTCGCCCTTCCTCTTCTGCGGTGCCGTCACCGTCGCTCGTCCCTCCGCCGTGCTATCACTCCCGTGGCCCGAGCCGGGCGGCCAGATGGAGCTCACCGCCTCCGACTCCGCTCCGCTATCCGCCAAGATCGGCGTCTCCGTTGAGGACCTTGCCTCCTTACCATCCCTCGACGTCGTGGCGGAGAAGAAAATTGAACATTTGGCTATGAAAGTTGGGGAAAACTTGTTTAACTTCATGCAATCCTTTTGCGGCGTTGATGGGAGCAAGCTCGTTGTGCCCATGGATATCTTGGACAGATGGTTTAAGAAGTTCCAGGAGCGGGCCAAGCGCGACCCTGAGTATTTGAAGGGTTTCGCGTT GTGA
- the LOC131143731 gene encoding protein OPI10 homolog isoform X1 yields MFGVLFPNRSFPMDISTFSQIDTFHWILDVNNFVGEAYDQVKEMCIFLLNGFSLPPDKALAVYIQSPGSPFLFCGAVTVARPSAVLSLPWPEPGGQMELTASDSAPLSAKIGVSVEDLASLPSLDVVAEKKIEHLAMKVGENLFNFMQSFCGVDGSKLVVPMDILDRWFKKFQERAKRDPEYLKGFAL; encoded by the exons ATGTTTGGAGTACTATTTCCGAACCGAAGCTTCCCCATGGACATCTCCACCTTCTCCCAAATCGATACTTTCCATTGGATCCTCGACGTGAACAACTTCGtgg GGGAGGCGTATGATCAAGTCAAGGAAATGTGCATTTTCCTTCTCAACGGATTTTCTCTCCCGCCGGACAAAGCCTTAGCCGTTTACATCCAGTCACCAGGGTCGCCCTTCCTCTTCTGCGGTGCCGTCACCGTCGCTCGTCCCTCCGCCGTGCTATCACTCCCGTGGCCCGAGCCGGGCGGCCAGATGGAGCTCACCGCCTCCGACTCCGCTCCGCTATCCGCCAAGATCGGCGTCTCCGTTGAGGACCTTGCCTCCTTACCATCCCTCGACGTCGTGGCGGAGAAGAAAATTGAACATTTGGCTATGAAAGTTGGGGAAAACTTGTTTAACTTCATGCAATCCTTTTGCGGCGTTGATGGGAGCAAGCTCGTTGTGCCCATGGATATCTTGGACAGATGGTTTAAGAAGTTCCAGGAGCGGGCCAAGCGCGACCCTGAGTATTTGAAGGGTTTCGCGTTGTGA